From the Deinococcus radiophilus genome, one window contains:
- a CDS encoding polyprenyl synthetase family protein — protein sequence MRPQLQEMALSLLPSPEESASRPELRHFYQMLRDYPERGGKGLRSELLLLSARAHGLQEGGPGWERALWLAAALELFQNWVLIHDDIVDDSDERRGKPALHKLHGVSLALNAGDALHAYMWAAVHRAGLDAGMDEFLNMIHRTAEGQHLDVSWVEHGEWDLQPQDYLEMVRLKTGYYTIVTPLRLGALAADQTPHPDFGAAGLSLGAAFQIRDDVLNLTGDPAKYGKEIGGDLLEGKRTLVALHWLGAASETRRQTFLEQMRLARTEKDLAVIAELLDWLRESDSLTYAHEVATQEAERGLTLLRGALNTAPDQAAAGELLGLMDTLIRRDA from the coding sequence ATGCGTCCCCAACTGCAAGAGATGGCCCTGTCGCTGCTGCCTTCGCCGGAGGAGTCGGCCTCACGGCCAGAGCTACGGCACTTTTATCAGATGCTGCGCGATTACCCGGAGCGCGGCGGCAAGGGGCTGCGCTCAGAGCTGCTGCTGCTCTCGGCGCGGGCGCACGGACTTCAGGAAGGTGGCCCCGGTTGGGAGCGGGCGCTATGGCTGGCCGCCGCGCTGGAACTGTTTCAGAACTGGGTGCTGATTCACGACGACATCGTGGACGACTCGGATGAACGGCGCGGGAAACCAGCGCTGCATAAACTACATGGGGTCTCGCTGGCGCTGAACGCTGGCGACGCCCTGCACGCCTACATGTGGGCCGCCGTTCACCGCGCCGGACTGGACGCCGGGATGGACGAATTCCTGAATATGATTCACCGCACCGCCGAGGGGCAGCACCTGGACGTAAGCTGGGTTGAACACGGTGAGTGGGACTTGCAGCCACAGGACTACCTGGAGATGGTGCGGCTGAAGACCGGGTATTACACCATCGTGACCCCGTTGCGCTTAGGAGCGCTGGCCGCCGATCAGACCCCGCATCCTGACTTCGGAGCGGCTGGCCTGAGCCTGGGCGCGGCTTTTCAGATTCGCGACGACGTCCTGAACCTGACCGGTGACCCGGCCAAATACGGCAAGGAAATCGGCGGCGACCTACTGGAAGGCAAACGGACGCTGGTGGCGCTGCACTGGCTGGGCGCGGCCAGCGAGACGCGCCGCCAGACTTTTCTGGAGCAGATGCGCCTTGCGCGCACCGAAAAGGACTTGGCCGTCATTGCGGAGCTGCTGGACTGGCTGCGGGAGAGCGATTCGCTGACCTACGCACATGAGGTGGCGACGCAGGAGGCTGAGCGCGGGCTGACGCTGCTGCGCGGGGCGCTGAACACTGCACCGGATCAAGCTGCGGCAGGCGAACTGCTGGGCCTGATGGACACCCTCATTCGACGCGACGCCTGA
- a CDS encoding DoxX family protein has product MTRARPHRTDTALLLLRLLLGTLLTLRGYQHLLVLGIEGTVAEWRSLGLPYPLLFAPLLSLLELVGGPLLILGMATRPVAVMATLAVLSVLVFTQGEAWLGATSAAELITQVLNPTVQSWLLLVAATLTLAIAGAGHFSVDTQRLPPRREDHPLDAVAETKPVKKRRK; this is encoded by the coding sequence ATGACCCGTGCACGCCCCCACCGGACCGATACGGCGCTGCTGCTCCTGCGGCTGCTGCTGGGGACGCTGCTGACGCTGCGTGGCTATCAACATCTGCTGGTGCTGGGCATTGAGGGCACAGTGGCCGAGTGGCGCAGCCTGGGCCTCCCCTATCCACTGCTGTTTGCGCCGCTGCTCTCCTTGCTGGAACTGGTCGGTGGGCCGCTGCTCATCCTCGGCATGGCGACCCGCCCGGTGGCGGTGATGGCCACGCTGGCGGTGCTGAGTGTGCTGGTCTTTACACAGGGCGAGGCTTGGCTGGGGGCCACCTCGGCAGCGGAATTGATCACGCAAGTCCTCAATCCCACCGTGCAGAGCTGGTTGCTGCTGGTTGCAGCGACCCTTACGCTGGCCATCGCTGGAGCTGGGCACTTCAGCGTGGATACTCAGCGCTTGCCACCCCGGCGAGAAGATCATCCGCTGGACGCCGTGGCGGAAACGAAGCCCGTCAAGAAGCGGCGCAAGTAA
- the gltX gene encoding glutamate--tRNA ligase, translating into MTDQAAITRIAPSPTGDPHVGTAYQALFNSVFARQHGGKFIVRIEDTDRSRYNAQSETRILDMLDWLGIQPDASPRREDDKGPYTQSQRAELHRRYAQQLLDSGAAYRAFDTPEELEERRQAAEARKDSYLGYDRRDRELTREESDCRAAAGEEFVIRLKAPLDGQTVVKDRLRGDVVFDNAQLDDKVLLKRDGFPTYHLAAMVDDHLMGVTHVIRAEEWLTSTPIHQLILSGLGWEQPEWIHTPWLLSAGGKKYSKRRGDPSVEDFRRMGIVPEALLNYLGMMGWTMPNGEEVFSVDDMVREFSWDRVSLGGSTFDQTKLKWLNGKYLREVLSEAKVVERVKTHLNEFGDGLPTHDDAYFAAVVRLMIPRLETLGDFGPMTGYFWNEDYAVDDKAAKALEQGAELLPGLLTALERVQEWNAESVKVALHEYAEAQELKLGKVMPPVRAAVAGTMQSPDLGELLEVLGRERVLARVSQAVG; encoded by the coding sequence ATGACCGACCAAGCCGCCATTACCCGTATCGCCCCCAGTCCCACCGGCGACCCACACGTGGGAACCGCCTACCAGGCGCTGTTCAACTCGGTGTTTGCCCGTCAGCATGGCGGCAAATTCATCGTGCGAATCGAAGACACCGACCGTAGCCGCTACAACGCCCAGAGCGAGACGCGCATCTTGGACATGCTGGACTGGCTGGGCATCCAGCCCGATGCCAGCCCGCGCCGCGAGGACGACAAAGGACCCTACACCCAGTCCCAGCGGGCCGAGCTGCACCGCCGGTACGCACAGCAACTGCTGGACTCCGGGGCGGCGTACCGCGCTTTCGATACCCCTGAGGAGTTGGAGGAACGCCGCCAAGCCGCCGAAGCTCGCAAAGATTCTTACCTGGGCTATGACCGCCGGGACCGTGAACTGACCCGCGAGGAGTCGGACTGCCGCGCTGCCGCCGGTGAGGAGTTCGTGATTCGGCTCAAGGCTCCACTGGACGGCCAGACGGTGGTCAAGGACCGCCTGCGCGGGGACGTGGTGTTCGATAATGCGCAGCTGGACGACAAAGTATTGCTCAAGCGCGACGGTTTTCCGACCTACCACCTTGCCGCGATGGTGGACGATCATCTGATGGGCGTGACCCACGTGATCCGCGCTGAGGAATGGCTGACTTCGACTCCGATTCACCAGCTGATTCTGTCGGGGCTGGGCTGGGAACAGCCGGAATGGATTCATACGCCTTGGCTGCTCTCGGCAGGCGGCAAGAAATACTCCAAGCGCCGGGGCGATCCCAGCGTGGAGGATTTCCGCCGCATGGGTATCGTGCCCGAAGCGCTGCTGAACTATCTGGGCATGATGGGCTGGACCATGCCGAACGGCGAAGAAGTCTTCAGCGTGGACGATATGGTCCGCGAATTCAGCTGGGACCGCGTCAGCCTGGGCGGAAGCACCTTTGACCAGACCAAGCTGAAATGGCTGAACGGCAAGTACCTGCGCGAAGTGCTGAGTGAAGCTAAAGTCGTAGAGCGCGTGAAAACCCATCTGAACGAGTTCGGAGACGGCCTGCCTACGCATGATGACGCTTACTTTGCCGCCGTGGTGCGCCTGATGATCCCCCGCCTCGAAACGTTGGGCGACTTCGGACCGATGACCGGGTATTTCTGGAATGAGGACTACGCAGTGGACGACAAGGCTGCCAAAGCACTGGAGCAAGGCGCGGAGTTGCTGCCAGGTCTGCTGACTGCGCTGGAAAGGGTGCAGGAATGGAACGCGGAGAGCGTCAAAGTCGCCCTGCACGAGTACGCCGAAGCCCAAGAACTGAAACTGGGCAAGGTAATGCCCCCGGTCCGCGCTGCCGTAGCCGGAACCATGCAGAGCCCTGACCTGGGCGAGCTGCTGGAAGTGCTGGGGCGTGAACGGGTGCTGGCGCGGGTGAGTCAGGCAGTCGGTTGA
- a CDS encoding YchJ family protein, whose product MLHYPPLKPCPCGSGRSFSACCGPNLSGERTAETPEALMRSRYTAFVLRDAPYLLATWHPGTRPATLDLEGTRWLGLTVHRASDDRVEFSARFEENGQKTQLRENSRFVHAEGAWLYLDGEQWEG is encoded by the coding sequence ATGTTGCACTACCCACCCCTCAAACCCTGCCCCTGTGGCTCGGGCCGCAGTTTCTCCGCCTGCTGTGGTCCCAATCTGAGTGGAGAGAGGACCGCCGAGACCCCCGAGGCCCTGATGCGTTCCCGCTACACCGCCTTCGTACTGCGGGATGCGCCTTATCTGCTGGCAACCTGGCATCCAGGGACCCGTCCCGCGACTTTGGACCTGGAAGGCACGCGCTGGTTGGGCCTCACGGTTCACCGTGCCTCCGATGACCGGGTCGAGTTCAGCGCCCGGTTTGAGGAGAACGGTCAGAAAACGCAGCTGCGCGAAAACAGCCGCTTTGTCCATGCAGAAGGTGCTTGGCTTTATCTGGATGGAGAACAGTGGGAAGGTTGA
- a CDS encoding saccharopine dehydrogenase family protein has product MSKVIIIGAGGVANVTAKKCAQNDGVFSEVLIATRTVSKADRIVEEIGEHFPNSKTKFSTATVDADNVPELVKLIEGFGPEMVINLALPYQDLTIMDACLETGVHYLDTANYEPKDVAKFEYSWQWAYQERFKEKGLMALLGCGFDPGATQAMAAYHAKHHFDEMHYLDIVDCNNGDHGKAFATNFNPEINIREITANGRYFEDGEWVETAPLEISQDIYYPKVATRKSYVLYHEELESLVKNFPTIKRARFWMTFGDPYIKHLNVLEGIGMTSIEPIDFKGQRIAPIEFLKAVLPAPESLAANYTGQTCIGVQVKGKGKDGEDKVHFIYNVTDHAETYKEVQAQGISYTTGVPAMIGAMLMLRGEWMQPGVWNVEQLDPDPFFAAMNRWGLPLEELSGIELVK; this is encoded by the coding sequence ATGAGCAAAGTGATCATCATCGGAGCTGGCGGTGTCGCCAACGTCACTGCCAAAAAGTGCGCCCAGAACGACGGCGTATTCAGCGAAGTCCTGATCGCCACCCGCACGGTGAGCAAGGCCGACCGAATCGTCGAGGAAATCGGGGAGCATTTCCCGAACAGCAAAACCAAATTCAGCACCGCCACCGTGGACGCCGACAACGTACCCGAACTGGTGAAACTCATCGAAGGCTTTGGCCCCGAAATGGTCATCAACCTGGCCTTGCCCTACCAAGACCTGACCATCATGGACGCCTGCTTGGAAACCGGCGTGCACTACCTGGACACCGCCAACTACGAACCCAAGGACGTGGCGAAGTTCGAATACTCCTGGCAGTGGGCCTACCAGGAGCGCTTCAAGGAAAAGGGTCTGATGGCACTGCTGGGCTGCGGCTTCGACCCCGGCGCGACCCAGGCGATGGCCGCCTACCACGCCAAGCACCACTTTGACGAAATGCACTACCTCGACATCGTGGACTGCAACAACGGGGATCACGGCAAGGCCTTCGCCACCAACTTCAACCCCGAAATCAACATCCGTGAGATCACGGCCAACGGCCGCTACTTTGAAGACGGCGAGTGGGTCGAAACCGCGCCGCTGGAAATCAGCCAGGACATCTATTACCCCAAAGTGGCGACCCGCAAGAGCTACGTGCTGTACCACGAAGAACTCGAATCGCTGGTTAAGAACTTCCCGACCATCAAGCGCGCCCGCTTCTGGATGACCTTCGGTGACCCCTATATCAAGCACCTGAACGTTCTGGAAGGCATCGGCATGACCTCCATCGAGCCGATTGACTTTAAGGGCCAGAGAATCGCGCCCATCGAGTTCCTGAAAGCCGTGCTGCCCGCCCCTGAAAGCCTGGCCGCCAACTACACCGGCCAGACCTGCATCGGCGTGCAGGTGAAGGGGAAAGGCAAAGACGGCGAGGACAAGGTCCACTTCATCTACAACGTGACTGACCACGCCGAGACCTACAAGGAAGTTCAGGCCCAGGGCATCAGCTACACCACTGGTGTGCCCGCCATGATCGGCGCGATGCTGATGCTGCGGGGCGAGTGGATGCAGCCGGGCGTCTGGAACGTGGAGCAGCTGGACCCCGATCCCTTCTTCGCGGCCATGAACCGGTGGGGCCTGCCGCTGGAAGAGCTGAGCGGTATCGAACTGGTGAAATAA
- a CDS encoding DUF4258 domain-containing protein: protein MPIGELQALRAQLARAEKRERREKQEQQRSKAQTQRPKAVKPQREAELEGIDQSAHSLSQAHARLRDAVFHSHFEVKSHAIAHARAEGFLERDIIEVLMRGRVRAIYPAERRWLVCGYFESAGVQLPLHVVVQHFSDGWLDIITAFVPKNPHHIMSRQRLAVMLRYDEEQIRARTAVAGNRVGHRGKGRWK, encoded by the coding sequence ATGCCCATCGGTGAGTTGCAGGCCCTACGTGCTCAGCTGGCCCGCGCCGAAAAGCGCGAGCGGCGGGAAAAGCAGGAACAGCAGCGGTCCAAGGCGCAGACCCAGCGGCCTAAGGCGGTCAAGCCTCAGCGTGAGGCCGAGCTGGAAGGCATTGACCAGAGCGCCCACTCGCTGAGCCAGGCCCACGCCCGGCTACGTGACGCGGTATTTCACTCGCACTTTGAGGTCAAGTCACATGCCATCGCCCATGCCCGCGCCGAAGGATTTCTGGAACGCGACATCATCGAGGTGCTGATGCGCGGACGGGTCCGGGCCATATACCCCGCAGAGCGGCGCTGGCTGGTCTGCGGCTACTTCGAGAGTGCGGGTGTGCAGCTGCCACTGCATGTGGTCGTGCAGCATTTCTCGGATGGTTGGTTAGACATCATCACCGCCTTCGTGCCCAAGAACCCGCATCACATCATGTCGCGTCAGCGCCTGGCTGTGATGCTGCGCTACGACGAGGAACAGATTCGCGCCCGGACCGCTGTGGCGGGCAACCGAGTGGGCCACCGGGGTAAAGGGCGCTGGAAATGA